DNA from Eubalaena glacialis isolate mEubGla1 chromosome 2, mEubGla1.1.hap2.+ XY, whole genome shotgun sequence:
tgcagcagctggaGGAGGAAGCCCACGATGGGCACGGAGCCCAGGTCTGAGGATGAGCACGTGGTAATGGTGATGGTCAGGCAGGTCACCGTCACTGGTGGTGTAACCTTGCTTGTTTTACAGCCAAAGCCTTGTGAATAGTTAAACACAGCTCTGGGGTTTGATGGACTGCTTCCTGTTTTGCTTTGCCTGCTTTGCTctgtctttgttcttctttctccagaaaTATATGACCACTGACCCCTAGAACACTGACCCTCTGATCTGGACAATGTAAGGACCAGACTCAAGTTTAAAAGCCAGCAAGGCGCCTCGTGGTTAATGTAAAGGTCTCCAAAAGAGAAGAGCAGGGCACCCCCAGTGCGCAGCCTGCAGCCGTTTCCTGCTTCCCTTCTTGTATAAATCCGGCTAAAACTTGCATGTAAGGAGTTGGTTCTTTTGCGCAGTAAACCCCCTTCTCCCCTGGCTGCCGGCTTCCTTAAGATAAAGCTACTTTTCTTCTACCCAACACTTATCTCTCAGTGTTGGCTTCTTCAGCGACAGCCGAGCCTGATCTGGGTGACAATGTCGTGCAGCCGGGCAGGCGTCAGGTCCCCGAGGCTCCGGCCCCTCCACCTCGtcctggggtgaggaggggagtGCAGCTGGGAAGGTCGGGGCGCCAGCTGCTTCTGGCCAGGATCTACAGGCATCTGCCAGCAGCTGCCGAACTTGTCCGTTTCCGgaactttctctgtctttccccaCTCCTTGCCGACAGCCTGCTTCTGCTTTCTGTTGAGAGAAGGAAACTGGCCTCTGAAGGAGCAGCCGAGCTCTTGAGTGAGTGCAGGGGTGTGCACCGTGGAGCCCCCTTCCCACCCGTTTGGGCATATTCTTTGCCCTTCGGGACTTTGGGATCAGTTTGGACACCGCAGGAGTGGGTAATGGCTGATACTCTGCACCAGTATCTCCCCGAGGgagaatttgtttgtttgttttgaaatctGTTCTGGGGAGCCAGTGAAGTGGGGTCTACATCCGTCCCTTCTAGAAGTCCACTAGGACGTATCTTGGCAGCCTGGCAAAACTGTAGCTATGACCttataaccaagaaaaaaaaaatgttttttttaatttttttattttaatgcagcCTGGCCCATGTGTGTTTTCGATTCTGAAGAACGGTGGCCCCTGAGTGGGTCTCTAAATTACTCCACTGTTTTGCAGTTAGAACTGTTCTGTCAAAGATCTGGTAAGTGGGAGGAAATTCCATGTGCAGGCCTTCCTGTTGCTCCATAATAAGAGTTCTTCCAACAAGGGCACTAAATTAATGcccttaaaaaaagggaaaactgcCCTTAAAAAGGGAAACTACGCTGTGAAAAGCCCACCCCCTTTACAGATGGGTCTTTGCAGgcaagggaggaagaagagggggtCAGCTTCTTAGGGAATTGAATCCACCCCAGCTGCTGTGGTTCCTAGCCTGATGCCTGAAGCAGGGGCTGCCCGGGGTCCCTCCCCCCGGTCTCTGGAAGGAGGAAGAGTTCTAGTGCACCGGGCAGAGCCTCAGCGCCCTCACAGCATGCGGAAGAAACGAGGTCTGAAGTAGTCTCTCCCTTTAAGACCCCACAGGGCGCTCAGTTTTGCCAGAGTGTGTCCCCTACAGGGGGAGGCGGAGGGGTAGGGGGGTGGATTTCCACTAAGACAGTTCCCTGCAGGAGGTCTGAATGCACAAGGACAGCCAGTTGGCTGTTATTGGACTTATACTCCGTTTTCCACCTCAGACCTACTAAACTGTAAAAACGCCAATCCTCCATACTGAGATGATCCACAAAAGATGGTGGAGACGTTCATTAGTATTTTTTTCAACTCACTGCCCAACGTGGGCTGATGCACAGGCGTTGGTGACGATTATGTTGACAGCGATGAACGGCACCTTGTTCTAGGCAAAGCCTAACACTTGTCTCTCAGTATTTGACTTCTTGATTGATGAGCCGCCGAGCCTGAGTTCGGTAACAGTGCCACAAGCTAAGGGGCCTCCAGAAgctaaaagaggaaaggaaggacctTCCCCTGGGGCGTCAGAGACAGCAAAGCcctgctgacaacttgatttCAAAATTCTGGCCTCCaaagctgtgagagaataaatttctgttgttttaagccaccaggcTTGTGATAATTTGTTGCAGTAGCCCTAGGAGAACAAGATTAAtttccagaaatgaaaaatataatctttgtcatagtttttaaaagtttccagAAAAGCTTGCCGACCTCCTGCTCTAGAGGATATGGGCACATTGATCCAAGGGACCCCTTGTCATAATCCTGTGGTCCCCCAGTGTCTGAGACTCACAGAGTATGATTCCCTGATTAGAGAAGGGTGGTCAGTCCAAATGCCCACAGGAGCTGGGAGGAAAGGAGATAAGTAAAGGAGATGGAGAGGACCAAGGCCCAGTGGAGAGGACCAGCTGCATCTGTCGGGGGATGGTAGAAAAGCACAATGCAGTGTGCATGACATGGTCTCATGATTATAATCGGGGGGAAAAAATCTACAGATACGCCCTACAAACgtatgcatatatgtacacacatgtcTAAATATGGTTTCAGAGCATGTGAAATGTGTTGAAGGCTATATCTGAGGTTGAGGACGTGGATGCTGCCTGGATGGGGGGGTGGACGCGCCTGTGAGCAGGCAGGAAGCCTGGCCACGCTGAAGGGGGGAAACCAAGCATGTGAGATATGATCAGAGTCCTGCTTTATGTCCATTATACAtgagaataagaaaatatagaaaatactaaacagagatgaagaatgaaAAACATTATAACGTAAAGGGCGTAGAAACTGCTCAGCTCCAGCCACCCCCCCTCCTAAAGAACGCAGCGCAGTGACACCAGATCTCCTGACGCTTCAAAAGGAGCTGAAAATCTGGATTTTCATGTGACATTAAAACCTGCAGCtaccaaacacttagagaagaaatAATACCGATTTTACACCATTTCTTCCTGAAAACACTGTGAAGGAAAACCAAACACATCCCCGGGCCACCTCCAGTACAAACTGGCTTGCAACCCCTGATCTGAAGCAAATCAAGCTTGCATGTGCTAATGTCCAGAGTGGGGTCAGGGCCTTCTGGGTCCTGTTTGAGGGGAACAGGCAGCTGGCATGAACTGAGTGGgccatgtgccaggccctctgATAAGCCCTTCTCATTCTTTCAGACATTTAATTGACACAAAGTAGGTATTAAGCCCAgtgcacagatggggaaactgagactctgtgaagtaacttgcccaggatcatcCAGCTATGAAGTGTCTCCTCCAGGCCCCACAGCCTCCCTGTAACTCTGAGTGTCCCATctcacctcctccttccttcctttctcccagccATGACTTTCCCGGCTCACTGTCTTTCGAGTCCAGCATGCCTGGCTGCTGGGCAGGCAGGGCTCAGCCACATCTTGGATGTGCTCTCACCGGGGCACCATTTCCATGCTCACAGATTAGAATGGAGGAGGGGCTTTTGGGGAAACTCAGGCAAACCTGTTGCTTCACAggtgggggaactgaggcccagagagggcacatGCCtcacccagggccacacagctggaACCCCCATGCCTCTCCTTCTCCAAGCCCTCCCTCTGTGGCATTAAATGCATCCAAAGCTGTCATTTAGCATTAGGTGTAAATCGCAGGGTCAGTTTGGGAAGTAAGTAGGGAACAAACTCCGGGGCAGTCAGAGTGACACCCCCAGCCTCCCTTAAATCCAGTGCCTCTtgcccacaccccacccctggcAGTGCCCACTGGAAGGCCAGCAGGCTCCAGGGCTCCACTGGCAACTGGGCTGAAGGAGCCTTGTGAGTCCAGGTAGGTTCTCGGGGtttgctctgtgtttctctttccAGCCTCAGCTTTTCCCAGGGTTTATTATCAGCAAAGGTGACAAGGCCCCTGATGGCAGGAAGCTGGCTGCGGGCTCAGGGTGCTGGCCCTTAAGCCCTGGGGGCGCCTCTCGGCAAATAGTCCCTTTGAAACAGGGCAGCTGTCCCAGAGGAGGGAGCAGGCTGGGGAGGAGCTCTCAGTCTCCCACACCCTGGGACCCTTGCAGGAGGCCCCTGTGTGAGTCAGGACTGCAGCCCTGCTGGCGGGACCGTCTTGAGCAGGTGACCTGGGCAATTCCCTGGTCTCCATGGTCCTTGCCACGCTCGCCACGTGTCCCCTGTCCCAACCCTGAAACCCCTTTAGGCCCCCGTCCTCCCTCTCTCAGTTCCATTCCAGGCCCCTCCTCCGTGGGGAAGGTTGGCTCCATGCCTGCATCCCTTCTGGGTCAGAAGACACCTACTGGGCTGCCTCGGGGCCACTCGGACCCCAGAATCCCACCAATCATCTCCACTCtgctgcccccgcccccgccccagtgCCAGGTGTATCCTCAGGGCTGTCACCTCCCAGAGGGCCAGCAGGTGCCTCCTCTTTCAGCTCCTGCCCTTACAAGGGGGCCTATCATCCATCCATGCTCCACCCCCTCCCTGGGATGCCCTGAAAGGCTCCACATCAGCATCCAGACACAACATCCTTGTCCATTTCCACTCCCTTCTTCCCAGCTTGCAAGCTGCTAACCGGTCTCCCAGGCCAGAAATATCCTCGCTCAAGTAGTACTACTTGTAGAACTTTCCAGACTCGCACCTGGATGGCAGCTTTGGAGCTTAAAAGCCAAACATTATGTTATCTGTTCTGTGGTTCCCCCAGGATGCTCCGCCTTGGAGTAATGCGGGGTTGGTGCCGCTCTCCCTTCTCAAATGGGGAAGAGTCACATGTTAAGGCAAAACTGTGGGAGGATTCAAAACAGTTCTTTCTTCCCATATCATCTTGTCCCCACTGCCTTGCTCTCACCCCATGGCTAACCCCTGTTCACCCCTGAAGCTGCCCTCCTCCGGGTGGGGCTGTGTCTCCTCAGATGGCAGCTCCTTCTAGTGATGGCTGCAGGGAGGAAAGGCTGGGACACATGTCTCTTCAGGTTGCTGTGGAAGGAGGCCATGGCCCTGAAGGCATGTCCTGGGTTCCTAGAGCCCAAGCTTTGGTCCTGGGCTCCCACCAACGGGCCCTGCTGAAATGCTGGGCTGTAGAGCAAAGGGTTCAAACCCATGGCTTTGGCATTTTTATCTGGGGTTCCCACTTCCTAACCATGCCACCTTAGAGATGGGACTTAATTCCCTGAGCCTTAGTTTTGTCTCCTGTAGAATGGGGTTAAGTGGTACAATCCACAATCCATTTCTGAAACCCTTTGGATCAGATATGCTCCAGAATTCACAATTTTGCAGCTTCAGACAGGTGACTTGGTACATATACCCTATGTGACATAACATCCCACTGGGGTCTGAAAGCGCCTTGTAATCAAACACATTAGTGTTTCTGCAACTGAACTTTTGAACATGCACACTAATGAAATAAACACAGACCATAAATTGTCTCATGTCCTTTCAGGTTAAACCTTGTTATCAAACAATtttttaagtatctttttctattttcattgacTTGGAGGGGTGGGATTGCAGATAAGGACCATTGTACCCTTTGTCTCCGTAGATAATGGCCCACAGCTCAAAGAGATAAAAAAATGTTCATGGGTTTGAGGCCAGACCCAACCCAGCTGTGAGCTTTGTGATAAGACAGTCTCCTGACAAGGCCAAGGATGATGTGTGGTGAGAATCATTCTGGAGCGGCTGTGCTGTTACCCAAGTGTCTGAGCCATTGGTTCAGACTCCACACATCCTGAGCCTCAGCCACCACAGGCCCCTGAGCCTTCTCCAGGCGTATGACTTAATCCCCTCCAGAGCCAGATCTTTCTCTGATGGGTCCTCAGCGAAGACCACTGCCATGCCTTTGAGGAGACCCTCTTGACCATGTCCACTACCACGCCCTCCGAATCATCGTCCTCCAGTCTGGGCTCCCCGTTTTGGATCCTGAGACTCTTCCGCTTCCTACAGCTGCTCTCCACCTGTGTGGCCTTCTCCCTGGTGGCCAGCGTGGGCACCTGGAGCGGGGCCATAAGTAATTGGTACCTGTTCATCTGGTGCTTCTGCTTCGTCGTGACCCTCATCATCCTCATAGTTGAGTTATGTGGGCTCCAGTCCTGCTTCCCCCTCTACTGGTACAACTTTTCCATCAACCATGCCTGCCACGCCCCCCTCTTCTGTCTCTCGGCCTCCATCGTCTTTGCCATCACCTACATCCAGTTCTTGCCTCAGGGCCCCACCCGGGACCATGCCATCGCTGCCACCGCATTCTCCTGCATCGCTGCTGTGGCTTATGCCACCGAAGCGGTCAGGACCTGGGCCTGTTACCTGCCAGGTGAGCTCACCAGCTTAATGGGCACCAGGCATAGCCTGCTCAAGCTTCTGCAGAATTTCGTGGCCAGTGTCATCTTCGCCTTCATCTGCAGCCCCCACCTGTGCCAGCCCCAGCCGGCCCTGGTGTGGTGCGTGGCCGTGTACCCCATCTGCTTCCTCCTGGGGACCATGGCCCTCCTGCTGGGCTTGGTTGACTGCGACAATAGGCAGCCCATCTTCTGCATTTTCCTGTTGGGGCTGAGTCTGCTCTCCGTCCTCCTCTACGCCAGCGCCCTGGTCCTCTGGCCGCTCTACCAGTTCAGCAAGAAGTTCGGTGGCCAGCCCCAGCGGTCCAGCGATGTGAGCTGCAGTGATGAGCTCCCCTCCACGATGTGCATCTACGACCAACAACTGGCTGTGGCCATCCTGACAGCCATCAACCTGCTGACTTACGTGGCCGACACAGTGTACTGGGCCCGCCTCGTTTCTGTCAGGCACTGAGGATCATCCCAGGGGCTCCCAATTCCCACTTTTCTCTGAGTTCTTCTGTCCCCTGGTGTCCTCATCCTGTCCCCTCTCTCCCTGCTCGCATCCTTCCCCATTCATCTCGCTCTCTTTGCtgtttcctcccctccttccgcTCTGTCTCCTTCCTGTTTTGTGTGGTTGCCCAGATCCTATTTTGCCTCTTTCTCTTGCTGCTCTcatcttttctacattttctgcTTTTTGGCCCTTTTCTGGTCATCTTTGTTTTCTCGTCTCCTGTGTCCTGACCGcctcttccccttttccttcttctgatCCATCGGGACCCTGAgcttcttcctcctctgcccaccgcccccctcccacctcctaaGGTGCTGACTCCACATCACGCAGCCCTCTGTGCAGCTGTTCACACCCCGGGCCTCCGGAGGGGCCTCACAGCCAAAGCATGCCTGTGCCCCTGGCGGTGCCTTCGTTGGTGTATGTGTGTAGGTTTAGGGGGGGTGGCGTGGGTAGCTAGGGATTTGGACCCCTTTCTcccagtggagaaaaaaaaaatccctggaggCCAGTGATTTCCAGTGACAGGATGATTAAAGCAGAGACCCTGGATCCCTAGGCCCTAGCTGGTACTCAGCCCCAGCTGAAATTGGCTCCAGAATTTTTGCAGGGTTAATTAAACCCACTGCCTAGAGACCTTCTTAGAGGAAGTCAGGGGTGGATGCCTTCCATCCCAACTACGCTCTGCAGAATCAAAAAAGGAGCTGGCAGAGAACTGCACGGTCTTGAAGACAACCGTCTGCAGTGTTTGTGAGGGGCAGCGATGCGGCCCTCCTGCCTCAGTGTTCAAAACAGCACGTCCTGCCTGTGCGGGGAGAAGAACATGGCCACTGCCAGCCTTAAAGCTGATGTTAgactgggtttgttttttttttcctggttaggAGGTCACGAATTACTGGGTGGCCTTATTCTGAAGGAAagtttcttctcattttatttttggtggaGTGGCTTGAATGGGGTGGAGACTGCTGCTGCCATAGTCAAAGACACTGCAGTGACCGCGTGTGGTGCACACACGTGTGCTTCTGTGTGCCAGTTGCTTCTTGCTGGGACTCATGAATAATGGCATCTATATAAAtgtgcataattttttaaaagttcctgcAGTTTCTGGTCCCCATCAGCCCCTGCTGTCAATCACGGCGAGAAGCTTTGTCCCTTCTACCACATCTATAATGTtagtttttaaaccttttaaagaTAAAAGTAAGAAAACCCACAAACTCCACAGATCCTAATCGCCCCAAATTTGCCTAGAACTCAGACGCTGCCAAGCAGGTTTCCCTCCTCACCCAAAGCACCCTCTCAAGGCACCCCTCCCTCAGTCTCTCCCCCACCACgccccacccctccagcctgCCCACCACCGCTGCAGCCAAATCCTAGGGAATGGCCCAGCCTTAGGAAAGGAGAGGTGCGCCCCACCCCAATGCCCCGTATCTGGTCCCCTAGCTCTTAAAGGAGCCCTGCCAGCTCCTGGTGCCTCTCTTTAAAGGTGTGTGTTTGCATGCatgctgagtgtgtgtgtgtgtgtctgtgcctctGTGCTCCTGTGCATTCAGACCAGCAGCCCCTTACAGTAACTGGTGGTCAGAAACGCATCATAAGCCTTCTTCCTCTCTTACTCCCAGCCAGGATGTTCAGAGCCCAGCATCCTTGTGTCACCAGGGCCAGAGGGGCCAGGCAAGCAGAGCtctgggggagaggcaggggaaggacccccccccccccacggctGCCACTCACTCCAGTCCTGGGGTGAAGCATGAGTTCTTCACCCAGTGGCAGGTTGGGTGGATGGGGAGGGCTCCCAGGAGGTGGTCCCCATGGCAAGAAAATCTTAAGAAGTAATGAAGTAAAATTGCTATTTTTAGGCAAGACCagaaaaatttaacataaaaattttctctgcccatttggcctcctccctcccctctagtGTGCACTGTGCATCTGCATTCTGTGTTAACCCGACCTCCCCAAGGGAAGAAATACCTGCTCCACCATAAAgatgaatttttcttcttctggtgcCAGCCATGAACTCCTTAGAAGATAACAGTGCTTACTTATGACTTTATTAATATCACTGGCTGTATTACttg
Protein-coding regions in this window:
- the LOC133084589 gene encoding myeloid-associated differentiation marker-like; this translates as MSTTTPSESSSSSLGSPFWILRLFRFLQLLSTCVAFSLVASVGTWSGAISNWYLFIWCFCFVVTLIILIVELCGLQSCFPLYWYNFSITAFSCIAAVAYATEAVRTWACYLPGELTSLMGTRHSLLKLLQNFVASVIFAFICSPHLCQPQPALVWCVAVYPICFLLGTMALLLGLVDCDNRQPIFCIFLLGLSLLSVLLYASALVLWPLYQFSKKFGGQPQRSSDVSCSDELPSTMCIYDQQLAVAILTAINLLTYVADTVYWARLVSVRH